Within Aquificaceae bacterium, the genomic segment TGTTCACCAAACCCTAAGGTCTGTAAGACAGGAACTCAAGCATGCTTAAGTATGGTGGGCGTGGGTGATGTCCTCAAAGGACTTGAGAGACTTCTTTCTTGATGGTTTATGACAGACTGGGCTATGCCAAGAAATATTAAGGATGCGAGAAGGTTAGATGAACCATAACTTACAAAAGGTAAAGCTGTTCCCTTTGGTGGTATGAGGTTTGAAACCATGGCAAGGTTCCAAAGAAAAGATATAGCAAAATTCATAGCAACCCCGAAAAGCAAAAGTTTTTCCATCTGTTCCTTAGACATAAGAGCGTGCCATATCAATCTCCCCACCAATATGGCATATAGAATTATTACCGCAAAAACACCAACGAAACCCATCTCTTCTCCTATAATTGCTATCACATAGTCCGTATCAGAGGTTGGCAAAGGTCCAAGTTTTTGAAGCCCCTGACCTATGCCCACACCCATAATTCCCCCTCTGGCAAGAGCATACAAGGACTGTATTATCTGATATCCACTATCTTCTGGGTCAGCAAAAGGGTTTCTCCACGCAGAAAGCCTTTCCGCTACATAGCCTTTTGAGGTGAGTATGTAGTAAACCACAAAAACAAACAGAAGTAGCATAAGAAGATAAGCCTTTTTAGGAGCACCACCCACATACACCATAAGGCTTGTTATAAGCAGTATAAAGATAGCTCCGCCCTTATCAGGTTGCACAAGAAGTAGAAAAGAGATAACAGCAGGAAAAAATATAGCCCACAGGAGGTGTTTCCATTGTCTTAGGTTTCCTTTACGAACTATGTAGTAAGAAAGGAAGATAATAAGGGCAATTTTGGTAAATTCAAAAGGCTGAACACTACCACCGAAAAGCCATCTATCAACAGCTTTACCAGTCATTAACTTCTTTATATAGACTACCAAAAGACTGAATACCGCCATTAGAATAAACAAATATGGAAACACCCCATTCATAAATTTTCTGTAGTCATACTTGGCGATAATGCTCGCCAACATAAATCCAAAGAGGAAGGTCAACAGCTGAATAAGTGGCTTTTTGTATATACTTAACTTCTGATAAGAATCCATCAAATACGGAACTACATTCACACTTATTATTACAGCCTCACCCATTAAAAACAAGGCAGTGATGCTAAATAGTATCCACCCATCCCAGTTTCTTATCATGATAAAAAGTATACCAAAGGGTCAGATAAGGTGTATAATATTATATGTGAGGTTATCCGGGGTAGCTCAACTGGCAGAGCAGGCGGCTGTTAACCGTCAGGTTGGGGGTTCGAGTCCCTCCCCCGGAGCCAACAAAAACATGGTAGAGATAAAAGGAATAACCCTTCCTGTTGTGCTGGTAGAAATAAAGGAAGGTGGGAATATAGATTCCCTTATAGAAGAGCTAAAGCAGAAGCTTTCTTCAAAGCTTTTTGAAGGTAGTTGCGTGCTAATAGATGGAAAGGGTGTGCTTAAGGAAGAGGAAATTGAAAAAATAGAAAAAGCCCTCATAGAAGGAAATATAAAAAGCGTAAAGAAGCTAAGTTTTTCAGGTCTGGGAAACACAAAAAGGGAAAGGCTAATGGTAGTTCAGAGGCATCTTAGGTCTGGTCAGAGGGTAGAACACAACGGAGATATTCTGGTGCTTGGAGATGTAAATAAGGACGCTCAAGTAGTGGCAGCGGGAAACATAATAGTTATGGGTAAGCTAAGAGGTATTGCGGTAGCAGGAGCTTTGGGTGATGAAAATGCGGTGGTGGTTGCTTTAGAAATGGAGCCACAACAGATAAGAATAGGCAAAAAGGTAGCCATATTGAACGAAGAGGAGAGAAAATCTCCAGGCTATCCCGAGATTGCAAAAGTTGAAGATGGTAATATAAT encodes:
- a CDS encoding FtsW/RodA/SpoVE family cell cycle protein; this encodes MIRNWDGWILFSITALFLMGEAVIISVNVVPYLMDSYQKLSIYKKPLIQLLTFLFGFMLASIIAKYDYRKFMNGVFPYLFILMAVFSLLVVYIKKLMTGKAVDRWLFGGSVQPFEFTKIALIIFLSYYIVRKGNLRQWKHLLWAIFFPAVISFLLLVQPDKGGAIFILLITSLMVYVGGAPKKAYLLMLLLFVFVVYYILTSKGYVAERLSAWRNPFADPEDSGYQIIQSLYALARGGIMGVGIGQGLQKLGPLPTSDTDYVIAIIGEEMGFVGVFAVIILYAILVGRLIWHALMSKEQMEKLLLFGVAMNFAISFLWNLAMVSNLIPPKGTALPFVSYGSSNLLASLIFLGIAQSVINHQERSLSSPLRTSPTPTILKHA
- the minC gene encoding septum site-determining protein MinC, giving the protein MVEIKGITLPVVLVEIKEGGNIDSLIEELKQKLSSKLFEGSCVLIDGKGVLKEEEIEKIEKALIEGNIKSVKKLSFSGLGNTKRERLMVVQRHLRSGQRVEHNGDILVLGDVNKDAQVVAAGNIIVMGKLRGIAVAGALGDENAVVVALEMEPQQIRIGKKVAILNEEERKSPGYPEIAKVEDGNIILERV